ATATTGAATATATACTCGATTCGACACTCACCCAAattgaagtgtatatatatatattatcatcaacacaaacaaaaacaaattgaagtgtatatatatatatatattatcatcaacacaaacaaaaaaatttaaggaAAGTTTCAATATTGCCAGATTTTATCCCAATTAGACATCTGATATCTCCTTGTTTTATTAGTTCCAAAAGCATCAAAGTACACAAATTTCTTTTGGAAATTTCTATCTTTTTCTTACATATTTGGCTAACTACATTTAAATCTAAAGGATATGTTTTATGGGCATTTGTCTGATGCATACACTAATATGAAATAAACAAAACAACccatgaaaaaaaaaacacttagTAAAGGGTAGAAGTTATCCACGGATTGAACCTGAGACTGGTAAAATCATTTGTTGCTTCAACTATGATTTAGTCGACACTTACCATAATTTGTAGTTGTCCCTTAGATTAAACTTTATTATAACTATCTAAGAGGATAACAAGTTTCTTCACCACCAGTGCTCCTTAGGAAATTAGCATACTTCGATGCACGAAAAGGGTTTTCTATATCAACGGCGGTTGCTTGTAAGTACCATTCTTCGGCCTCAGGGAGGTCGTTCCTCACCTTCCATAAGAACTCCGCGTATAGCTCTAATGCCTCCACCTCTTGCGGTTCAACCCGAACGGCACGTTTGAAGTATTCCTCCGCCCTATCGAGTTCCAAACATTGATAGCCGAACAAAATTAGCAAACTTTTTTCTATCAATTAGGCCATCATATGCAATGTAATCAAGTTACCTATCATGGTTCTTGATAACGAAGGAAAGAAACTGAGCATAATTCGAGAGCAGAAAAGGATTATACGGCTCCTCGGCGATACGCATCTGATAAATGAGGTTCATTCTCAAACGCATCCCATGGTTATCATCTAGTTTCAACCGCATGTTTAGAGGAGACACCATTACCTTATAATATACCCCTCCTTGCATCCTTGAAGCTTCAACCACCATTGATTTCCATAACCCTAATTCATCGATCTCCGCCACGACCACATTCTCGTAGAGTCTCGGATATGGGAAAACGCCGATGAAGGCCTTGTTAGTCATCGAATGGACCGAATAATTAGCCAAAAGGAGCATCACATAAACCATGAGAGTAGGTGTTGTGGAAAACACTTGTTGAAATAGCCACACAAATGTTATTGTCATGTCCCTTTGCATTTTATTCATAAGATCTATTAAatcttcacaatttagtccttcctttATAACCAATGTGTAACTTTGAAGCTCTCTAATGATCAACACAAGTGAAGAAAAAGCCTTTTTAACAGAGCAATATGCAAACTCCCCTGCATCAACAAACCCTTCTTTCCATCTTTGCTTCCGCTTTATCATCTGCAACGAATGGGGAATACCGAAACTGTTCGCTTTCTGCTCGATACTAATCTGGCAAACCTTGTCTTTTTCAGGCCAATCCGGCCATATTCCAAGCAAATTAGGGTCAAGTAACTCAACTTGCAATGAAGAATCCATTCTTTGTTCATCATTGGCATTGGTATTGGCATCATCGAATGGATGAACATCGGCTCCATCAGAGAAACCGTTGAATTGGGCATGGCGAACGAGTTTCAGGGGATGCCATTCGAAGTTTCTTGAGCTAAAAAGAGTTGAATGATGAACCAAGCTATAGGTCAAACGTTGTTGGTTGAATCCACTATGAGTTGCTAACCATAGACCAGAGATTAAAGAAGCTGATTTTAGTGGATCTTTGATTATGAACATACTTTTTGGTGCAAAATTTAGtgtcatattttataaaatatggtCTTTTATCTGCTAAAACAAGATCAAAAACCAAAAAAAGAAAACACCATTAAAGCTATGAAGGGATTTAAGCTAGCAAATAATAAGAAATTGATATATCAATTTTTGTATCAATCAATTTCTTCCATTAATTTATGTCAGTTTAAGCATTAATTTTCATTATAAATCTAACCTGAAACTTTCTTAAAATTTATTGATCAAATTGTAAATATAAATTCATGTGTTTAAGAAAACAtaccttatttttaaaatttagtaagACTACTTCTTTTACACCTTAATTATATTTAGACTATacaaatatttacaattttgatCCGTTTCAGATTTGAGCTAATATTTAATACTTTAAACTATTATATGATTGATATACTATTAGAATaccttaaatatttaattaaaatattttaaatattgaaatcaatttaaaatttaaactataatATAGAGACGGAATTAACCCTATGATATAATATCAACCTACAACATCAAATGATATTAACAAGACATATATGGAGAAGTCTCCATTGTTTTTCTTTCATAGTTGTCATTGCTTTTCATGCAATCCAAACCTAAAAGTTGTGATTGTTAAGGAAGTAAATTTTTTCGTGAATAGCTTACGAAATATGTTTGCTGAGTGGTCAATCAATTTCCAGTAATCGAAGATATTGTTTTTTGGTAGAGGATTTGCCTCCCGTACCCTATCGAGAGTCAATATGTTGTGAGCAattatcttgaaattttggttCATAAAGTCGAGAGCACCTCAATTGTATATGGGCATATGACCACCTATAAGGAGATATGCACTCTTAACGCTGTGAACCATGCTATCAGGGCAGTCACTCATGACACGCTAACTTTTGATAGAGCACGAAAGATAAAACCCTCCAACAAGAGATAAACCTTCGAATATAAGAGAGTGATCAATTGCCTAACCGATGCCACTTAAAAGATTTGTTCAAAAAAACTAACCCTTCAACATTGATAAAAAAACAACACATCACAATCTTCAAATCAGACATTTTCGAATCAGATCAATTCAAACAAATCGAGCATTTATTCAAAAACGTTCAATAGAGTTGAAAAGCTTACCAGAATGTGAAGATTAAAAACCAAACGAACATCGGGTTTCAATTATCAAAATAACAGATGGGATTAAAGAATCACATCAAAAGGATGAATAGGGAGTTTCCATATCTAGCAGTGGTTGTCCAAGGTCGTGAAATTCGGTGGTTTGAGAATTTACACCACGTGGGTTGAGTTCATGCTTTGCTGATATATGTGCTAGAAAGTCGCAGGAAAAAAAGCTTTGAACTTTgcaatcaaataaataaaaaaattaggatTTTGATGTGTTGACACTTGGCATTTTACCAAAGACATGTTGTTGTTGGATTTTTATGTATTTGATTACAAAAATTTGGGATTTAACCCAAGTAGGGTAAGTGGCGTTGTAATGAAACCTACGCTGTGTGACTCGAGCGATGATGACCCGTCAATCAAGAGAAGTACGTGACTTGTCGACATTTTAAATACATCTATGGAATTAATGAAACCGATAACTCTCCCAACTACCATCTTCCTCCTCTTTAAAACGTTTTTTTTTATGATTCTCAATTCATTGAATACAGTTGCGaagtcataaaatttttagagaaattaaaattaaattatagttttcacgataataaaaaatataattttattattttaatagtgattatttttataatttttaaaaattaaatcaaatgtttATCATTAGAcgggttaaaatataattttatttttattaatttaaaattttaaaaatttaaataaaaattttccattttaaggggTCGAGACCCTACTAGCCCTTTAACTACACTCCTGATTGAGTGAATTGTTTCTCTGAACTCTTTCATTTATGATATATAGTAGAAGTTTTAGCAAATTTAGATCTTGAAATTTTGGaacatccatctttctttttttttttgaaaattatttcgGGTCTAGTTTAGTCTATGAATAAATCTACTTTCTATTAGAGGTGTTAATGAGTTGAGTCTAAACATGACATCAATATATTTTATACTTGTCTAAGCTAGCTCAACCTAAAATATAagcctaaaattttacttaaacTTACTCATATCTGTCAAACCCGAATCcaactcatattttaaataaatttaatttttgtccAAACCTATTTTTCAAACTTTCAAAATGAGTAACTTGAAATAAATCAGGGTTAGGATTAtactaaattcatatataatatcaatactcaaattttgataagtccatctaaatttgtgaattattttctttttcacgCGTTCAAttttttaatctaatattttcattcaaatctTATTAAATATTAAACTCAAATAATTTTGAAATGGGCAAACCACGTTTATATCTGACAAGAAAAGCAATGTTCTTTGGAGAAAGTTGTGTTGAGGATTACCATTTTGATCCTATTTTTTCAATACCATAATGTTTGCGTGCTTTAATGTGATGTCTTTTAAGCTGTTTTATTATCCATTTATAGTAATTGGTGGAAAACTACtgccaaaaatttaaaatttcacatgCAACAAGATACCTTGTTTAGCTCTTCGAGTTGGAAAATAGGCCAAAGGAAATTCAATGTACATTACTATGATAAATGGTATTAGGAAATAAaacgttttttaaaaaaattagccaCGTGAGTTGAATTCTAAGGAAATATCACATGAAAATAGTCACATTTATCTaaaattcaaaagtttttatttaagggtgagtttggatgagTGGTGCATTTATCTGTGATTAGAGTAAAAACAATGGTGGTGGAAAGATTAGATACTGTAGTTAAACGCACCCCACTGTTAATCCAAACCTACCCTAAGTTACTATACTATTAAAATCGTTGTTATCTAGTTTCTATGCTCGCACTATTTGTACCAATTGAAAGCTCACATTCAACTTCTTTTCTACAATTCAATTCTTTTCATAAAACAATTTTGAACATTGCAAATCTGTAAATTAAAATCTAaacaattttctttttttaatttacgACATTGACCGTTAGACCGACTTTATCTAAAGTATCTTCTTCTACTCATTAATAGATATTGATCCACCATACCAGTCATTGAACTGTCTTTTGAAGTTTGCtagtcaaatttaaaaaaaaaattaacagtttagtgacttaaataattttttttgaatagttcaataacttaaatgaaaGTTTTCTAATAGTTCAGTAATAGCTTTATAACTTTTttaagttgagtgaccaaaataaaaatatattaataatttagtgaccatgagTGTAATTTACCAAAATTCTATTATAGTGATATTTGTGGGATCTTTTTAAATCAATcgttgaaataaaataaaaagaaaaagaaacaacaaTCCACCCTTAATCATGCTATGTAGTATTTGCATTGAGAAATGTGAGTATATCTTTTAACTAATTCAACCTGTTTCCACACTAAAAgaggagaaattattttttagaGAAAAGCAATGTATTCGGTAATCGATTTAACAGGTTTCAGGTCACCCGCACAATTTTCTAATTTCTAAAGTGGCTTAGGCTTCCTTTGGTTCACCATTTAAAGCCAGTGAGGTGCAGTTGGACTCCCAACCTCACTGGGAAGCTGTTTGGTTGAGTGtttctgtaatatcccgaattagggcctaatcggaatagtggtttcgtgaccataaatccaagatagaaataattattttataattattttgaggtttatgatatgattgcatgattgtgtgaaaatttcgtgatgaaattctatgcctaaagtgcttaaattgaaagtagggactaaatcgaataagttgcaaaacttgcattctagaagtttttagtatgaaattgttttggaatattaatgaggaggtcttaaatagcaatttgaccaattttaagttcatggacaaaattaggacatggaaggaatttttggaaagtttagtagtaagggtattttggtcatttagttattaaaatgaattaaaacaaaattaaaagccaattttgtcc
The Gossypium arboreum isolate Shixiya-1 chromosome 10, ASM2569848v2, whole genome shotgun sequence genome window above contains:
- the LOC108488685 gene encoding uncharacterized protein LOC108488685 isoform X4, which translates into the protein MFVWFLIFTFCGFNQQRLTYSLVHHSTLFSSRNFEWHPLKLVRHAQFNGFSDGADVHPFDDANTNANDEQRMDSSLQVELLDPNLLGIWPDWPEKDKVCQISIEQKANSFGIPHSLQMIKRKQRWKEGFVDAGEFAYCSVKKAFSSLVLIIRELQSYTLVIKEGLNCEDLIDLMNKMQRDMTITFVWLFQQVFSTTPTLMVYVMLLLANYSVHSMTNKAFIGVFPYPRLYENVVVAEIDELGLWKSMVVEASRMQGGVYYKVMVSPLNMRLKLDDNHGMRLRMNLIYQMRIAEEPYNPFLLSNYAQFLSFVIKNHDRAEEYFKRAVRVEPQEVEALELYAEFLWKVRNDLPEAEEWYLQATAVDIENPFRASKYANFLRSTGGEETCYPLR
- the LOC108488685 gene encoding uncharacterized protein LOC108488685 isoform X2, whose protein sequence is MDSSLQVELLDPNLLGIWPDWPEKDKVCQISIEQKANSFGIPHSLQMIKRKQRWKEGFVDAGEFAYCSVKKAFSSLVLIIRELQSYTLVIKEGLNCEDLIDLMNKMQRDMTITFVWLFQQVFSTTPTLMVYVMLLLANYSVHSMTNKAFIGVFPYPRLYENVVVAEIDELGLWKSMVVEASRMQGGVYYKVMVSPLNMRLKLDDNHGMRLRMNLIYQMRIAEEPYNPFLLSNYAQFLSFVIKNHDRAEEYFKRAVRVEPQEVEALELYAEFLWKVRNDLPEAEEWYLQATAVDIENPFRASKYANFLRSTGGEETCYPLR
- the LOC108488685 gene encoding uncharacterized protein LOC108488685 isoform X3, which codes for MTLNFAPKSMFIIKDPLKSASLISGLWLATHSGFNQQRLTYSLVHHSTLFSSRNFEWHPLKLVRHAQFNGFSDGADVHPFDDANTNANDEQRMDSSLQVELLDPNLLGIWPDWPEKDKVCQISIEQKANSFGIPHSLQMIKRKQRWKEGFVDAGEFAYCSVKKAFSSLVLIIRELQSYTLVIKEGLNCEDLIDLMNKMQRDMTITFVWLFQQVFSTTPTLMVYVMLLLANYSVHSMTNKAFIGVFPYPRLYENVVVAEIDELGLWKSMVVEASRMQGGVYYKVMVSPLNMRLKLDDNHGMRLRMNLIYQMRIAEEPYNPFLLSNYAQFLSFVIKNHDRAEEYFKRAVRVEPQEVEALELYAEFLWKVRNDLPEAEEWYLQATAVDIENPFRASKYANFLRSTGGEETCYPLR
- the LOC108488685 gene encoding uncharacterized protein LOC108488685 isoform X1; its protein translation is MFVWFLIFTFCSRNFEWHPLKLVRHAQFNGFSDGADVHPFDDANTNANDEQRMDSSLQVELLDPNLLGIWPDWPEKDKVCQISIEQKANSFGIPHSLQMIKRKQRWKEGFVDAGEFAYCSVKKAFSSLVLIIRELQSYTLVIKEGLNCEDLIDLMNKMQRDMTITFVWLFQQVFSTTPTLMVYVMLLLANYSVHSMTNKAFIGVFPYPRLYENVVVAEIDELGLWKSMVVEASRMQGGVYYKVMVSPLNMRLKLDDNHGMRLRMNLIYQMRIAEEPYNPFLLSNYAQFLSFVIKNHDRAEEYFKRAVRVEPQEVEALELYAEFLWKVRNDLPEAEEWYLQATAVDIENPFRASKYANFLRSTGGEETCYPLR